From Novosphingobium resinovorum, the proteins below share one genomic window:
- a CDS encoding 5'-methylthioadenosine/S-adenosylhomocysteine nucleosidase gives MRGVIASALALVAPCLASPALADERLDLTPRTLVMTAYQPEWNALVHAVSEQKEHSLNGATYLTGTLEGKPVLLMQSGVSMVNAAMNTQLVIDRFTVKRIVFSGIAGGVDPSLTIGDVIVAEDWGQYLEVNFARKAGRKGWKSPEAVSPEAPGNWNFIFPRGVTVPNAATPSKRFFTFAMDPALLDLARKVAPTIAMERCVPPSEHQLPGSELCLAKPPKVVVGGTGVSAGVYADNAEFREYLYKAWHARVLDMESGAVAQVAYANQVPTIVFRSLSDLAGGDKHKNMEDTYERLASVNSAHVVRAFVAALPD, from the coding sequence ATGCGCGGCGTCATCGCCTCGGCTCTTGCCCTCGTCGCCCCGTGCCTCGCTTCGCCTGCGCTGGCGGACGAGCGGCTGGACCTCACCCCCCGTACCTTGGTGATGACGGCCTATCAGCCCGAATGGAACGCGCTGGTCCATGCCGTGAGCGAGCAGAAGGAACATAGCCTCAACGGGGCGACTTACCTGACCGGTACGCTGGAGGGCAAACCGGTGCTGCTGATGCAGAGCGGCGTGTCGATGGTGAACGCGGCGATGAACACCCAGCTGGTGATTGACCGCTTCACCGTGAAGCGCATCGTCTTTTCAGGCATCGCGGGCGGTGTCGATCCGTCACTGACGATCGGCGACGTCATCGTGGCGGAAGACTGGGGCCAGTATCTGGAAGTCAACTTCGCGCGCAAGGCAGGCCGCAAGGGCTGGAAGTCGCCTGAGGCCGTCTCGCCCGAGGCACCGGGCAACTGGAACTTCATCTTCCCGCGCGGGGTTACGGTGCCCAATGCCGCTACCCCGTCGAAGCGGTTCTTCACCTTCGCTATGGACCCGGCATTGCTGGATTTGGCGCGCAAAGTCGCGCCGACGATCGCGATGGAACGCTGCGTACCGCCTTCGGAGCACCAGCTTCCCGGCAGCGAACTGTGTCTCGCCAAGCCGCCCAAGGTCGTCGTCGGCGGCACGGGCGTCAGCGCGGGGGTCTATGCCGACAATGCCGAGTTCCGCGAATATCTCTACAAGGCCTGGCACGCCCGCGTGCTCGACATGGAGAGCGGGGCGGTGGCCCAAGTCGCCTATGCCAACCAGGTGCCGACAATCGTGTTCCGATCCTTGTCGGACCTTGCGGGCGGCGACAAGCACAAGAACATGGAGGACACCTACGAGCGCCTCGCCTCGGTGAACTCCGCCCACGTGGTGCGCGCCTTCGTGGCGGCGCTTCCGGACTGA
- a CDS encoding gamma-glutamyltransferase family protein — translation MQTVTARNGIATAPHFLAAQAGRDVLAHGGSAVEACVAIAATLAVVYPHMTAIGGDGFWVIREPDGTVHSIHGCGGAAATADLSLYAGLEAVPTRGPLAANTVAGTISGWAAALEADYCTLPLERLLRDAITHAENGMTVTKGGAAIAAGKGDELRGQPGAYAATFEPEGRPLAEGDTLRLPALAETLRKLAANGLQDFYTGELAALIAADLEALGSPVSAADLAAHTATWPDPLHTRVGGATLYNATPPTQGFASLLILALFDRLKADAPEGFDHVHGLVEATKQAFLMRDVHVGDPAYTDFDFQALLSDPAALDELAARIDPAKALEWPQPPQWGDTCWFGAADAEGRVVSCIQSTYFEFGSGLVLPQTGITWQNRGSSFRLAESGWNALKPGRKPFHTLNPALAVFEDGRVMAYGTMGGEGQPQTQAALFTRYARFGMDLQDAINAPRWLLGRTWGDVTTSLKLEDGFDEGLYAQLTDAGHDVERVGGLTATMGHAGAVVRLAGGSFEGASDPRSDGEAAGW, via the coding sequence ATGCAGACCGTAACCGCCCGCAACGGCATCGCCACCGCGCCGCACTTCCTCGCCGCGCAGGCGGGCCGCGACGTGCTTGCCCACGGCGGCAGTGCGGTGGAGGCCTGCGTCGCCATCGCCGCGACGCTGGCCGTCGTCTACCCGCACATGACCGCGATCGGCGGCGACGGCTTCTGGGTGATCCGCGAGCCGGACGGCACCGTGCACTCGATCCACGGCTGCGGCGGCGCGGCGGCGACGGCCGACCTGTCGCTCTATGCCGGGTTGGAGGCGGTGCCGACGCGCGGGCCTCTGGCGGCGAATACGGTGGCGGGGACGATCTCCGGCTGGGCGGCGGCGCTGGAGGCAGATTACTGCACCTTGCCGCTTGAGCGGCTGCTGCGCGATGCGATCACCCATGCCGAGAACGGCATGACGGTGACGAAGGGCGGCGCGGCCATCGCGGCAGGGAAGGGCGACGAACTGCGCGGACAGCCCGGCGCCTACGCCGCGACCTTCGAGCCGGAAGGCCGCCCGTTGGCCGAGGGCGACACGCTGCGTCTCCCCGCGTTGGCGGAGACCTTGCGCAAGCTGGCCGCGAACGGGCTGCAGGACTTCTACACCGGCGAACTGGCCGCTTTGATCGCCGCCGATCTGGAGGCGCTAGGCAGCCCGGTTTCCGCCGCAGACCTCGCCGCGCACACGGCGACCTGGCCGGACCCGCTGCATACGCGCGTCGGCGGTGCGACGCTCTACAACGCGACGCCGCCGACGCAGGGCTTTGCCTCGCTGCTGATCCTGGCATTGTTCGACCGGCTCAAGGCCGATGCCCCCGAAGGCTTCGACCACGTCCATGGCCTTGTCGAGGCGACCAAGCAGGCATTCCTGATGCGCGACGTGCATGTCGGCGACCCGGCGTATACGGACTTCGACTTTCAGGCGCTGCTCTCCGACCCCGCCGCGCTGGACGAACTCGCCGCGCGGATCGACCCGGCGAAGGCGCTGGAATGGCCGCAGCCGCCGCAGTGGGGCGATACCTGCTGGTTCGGCGCCGCCGATGCCGAGGGCCGGGTGGTGTCGTGCATCCAGTCCACCTATTTCGAGTTCGGCTCGGGCCTCGTGCTGCCGCAGACCGGGATCACCTGGCAGAACCGGGGCAGTTCGTTCCGCCTTGCCGAGTCCGGCTGGAATGCCCTGAAACCCGGCCGCAAGCCGTTCCATACCCTCAACCCGGCACTGGCGGTGTTCGAGGACGGGCGCGTCATGGCCTATGGCACGATGGGCGGCGAGGGCCAGCCGCAGACGCAGGCGGCGCTGTTCACGCGCTATGCCCGCTTCGGCATGGACCTGCAGGACGCCATCAACGCCCCGCGCTGGCTGCTCGGCCGGACCTGGGGGGACGTCACGACCTCGCTCAAGCTGGAGGACGGTTTCGACGAGGGGCTTTACGCGCAGCTCACCGATGCTGGCCACGACGTCGAGCGCGTCGGTGGCCTGACCGCGACGATGGGGCATGCGGGTGCGGTGGTGCGCCTTGCAGGCGGTTCGTTCGAGGGCGCATCCGACCCCCGCAGCGATGGCGAGGCAGCCGGATGGTGA